Within the Salvia hispanica cultivar TCC Black 2014 chromosome 4, UniMelb_Shisp_WGS_1.0, whole genome shotgun sequence genome, the region TTTAGTACATTGAACCCTATGGCGCGGCCGGCCGCACCATAGTTGTAGTTCCAGGTCAGCTTCAACGGTCCCCGACCGTAGTAGTGTTTGTTGGCAGCACACGGCCATTTTGAATATGTTAGGTCGCAATAGGGCTTCGATTGCCCGCCATTCTCTTCAATAAAGCACAAACCTACGTACAAGGGTAATTTGTAAAGGAAATATATCAGTATTTAATAGTGGACCCTAGTGGTATAAGGGGCCGTTTGGTAGCTATGTTACGACTAGATAAAGGAGTAATCTGGGTTTATTTGTGCGTTTGGTAGTTATGTTACCTATCTAAATAGCCCGTGTCTTGTATCCGGCCCGCACAAAGCCCACATGTTTCAACCATATATGTAAACCACAATTTTGCCGTGTTACATACCAGGATACCTagttaattttagtaaaatacaTTTTTACCCATCAATTTTTCTAACCTTAAAAAAGATATAAACGTGCCTCTATATTTTTCCTCTTCTCAAAATCTCTATTGTCTCTCTTCTTTCATTCTCTCAATCTTCCAATCTGACAACGAAATTCGACGATTCCGTTGATGTATCTTTTCCGGCGCTCTCTTTCTGAATCAAAAGGTtaaattttttgcaattattcTTCAAGATTTATCTGAGCAAGagtaaaaatctaaaatagagagagtCGATCGATGCCAAAATAGAGAGAGACGGACTTCCGACGCGTGCGGCGAAGCAACGGGACCGCACTGTGACGGAGACGACGGCCAGAGGCGATGGGTTCTGAGCGAGATGGTAGGCGGCGCGAACCGAGGTGTTACGGCGATGTGTTCCAGCAGCGGCGCAGATCGCCGTTAAAAAGAGGGATattgggagagagagagagcaattcagagagagggagaagggAGAGGGAAGGCGGCGGTGTTGGCGCCATGGAGAATCGCCGGTCGTGAAGAGGAGATTGAGGAAGATGGTGATTTTGGGATATTTGGAAATTGGAGAAGTACAGTAGAGAGATTGAGGAAGATGgtgattttattatattggAAATTTGGAGAAGTATAGTAGAGAGAGTTGAGGAAGATGGTGactggagagagagagagagtatattaGGAATTTGTAGAAGAGAGATGCGTAGCAATTAAcaggggagagagagagaagagttGTAGAATAGAgatgattttattatattggAAATTTGGAGAAGTATATTGGGAATTTGCTTATATTGagtagagagaagagagagcaATTATTCCTGAAgggtactttaattattaacttaaattAGTGAGGTTAATTTTGACCATCATAATTTTATCCTTAGTTGTAACTTATTGTACCAAACacttaaatagaataattcataattatctTAAGCTATCAAACACCCaattaagataaataaactaattgaAACTAAGATAACtatcacaaattatatatgaCTAATCGAAACATGACATAGCTATATGAATAAGTTTGAGAGaactttctaaaatggaaataagctatttttatgggacggacggagtatgaaaataaaagagaatatttATGTGTGGTGGTGTTGTTAAAAGCTTACTTCCTGTCTCATGCGCGACGTGGGCGAAGAAGGCTGCGATTTCCCGCTTGGAGTCGTCCACGGATCCAATAGTCCCAAAGGTGGGATAAGAGGCCATCGCGAGGAGAAACCTAGCGCGGCTGTAGAAGCCCTTCCCTGGGCAGCCGCGCGGGCGCTGACGCGCCAGGATCCCGTTGAAGAAAGCGTTGGTCACAACATCACCAACTTTGACTTTGTTGCTGCCCTTGCACGGCCCGGCCCAGCAGTTGGTGCCGCAGTGGGCGTCGTCGGTGCCGCAGAAGCCGAATTTGCTGCAGCACTCGCCCCTCTTGCACCCGCACTTCTGCCCGGAAGCGGAGCCCAGAACAAGGCAGACGAGGGTGAAGAGAGTGAGGaggtttttcattttttgggttAGTGATGTGTGGAGAGACTTAGAAGGGTAGTGATGAGTTTTTATTGTGTGTATGTATCTTATACCTCAACTTATTTAGAAGGGTAAAATCTTTGTCAAGGCGcgaaatcaaattttatttttatgttatggTATGGCATAAAACAAACTTACTTAGAAAGATGATTGATATATGTGCTTCACAATCTCTATCCTTTTTTGCGAATTTCAATTTCCTATTGAATTTATAATTGTTAACCTAGATTTCATGATTACGAGTAGTGATGGAGTGTCTCATAACCTAATGCTTTtctaaatcaaacaaaaattaaaatctagttatataaatttactaaaatcggcaaaaaaatcaatttttcttcatattaatcttatacaaaaatatcaataaaatagaaatatataagCCATAGGATTAAAGCTACGAAATAGAACAAACTCGTGAttctctaatttatttaattaaatatatggaCAAAATTATAATCCTTCCTCcgttgcaaaaaaaaaaaaagaccacTTGAAACATCATTGGTTTAATTTAATGCgcaatttaaaaaagaagagaaagatagaaataaaaattaattgaaatataattagtgaaaaaatgagactcacctcgttagagaaaaaaaaaaattcaaaatcaaagttgTTTTTTCTATGTGatggaccaaataatgacaattaatctatttttagggacatagctataatttttaacaaaaaataactaaaataattctaGAAAAATTTCAAACTGTTAAAGCCCCTCACCAAGCCACATAGTTTTTCCTCTGctctttttttgttctttttaagatagatcaataattatttcttatttttctttgtagtAAATTGaacttttctatttattggATGGAGGAGCATTTTACTAAATAACTAAAGTTGCAGTTCATCGTCTcacctatattattttaaagaggATCTCCCACCAATCCCTATTACGACTCAAATCCCGTCTTATTGGGTGGAGAGAAAGCGTCACCCCTgattaatagtatatgatctatttatccTTCTTATTGAATAAGAAATGTTAATTGAACTGATCATTTTACAAAACattatatttacattaaatttgagTGGAAGACAAAGACATGGAATGCTTGTTTTTGTAGTGGCATTAGAAAGTTGTTACAATGTTAGGTTAGTTTCCATTATCCATTAATATCAACGAATAAGTCTACCATACagggaaaattatttttagtggaGTTGACTCATGATTATATGTGGTTTGTGCctaaataatcaaaacaacaaattaattaattttgttaaaaagatTTCCACTTGATAATAATTATACTTGTTAGATCAATTATAAACATCCAGATTTACATTAAGCATTACTTAATGGAACTGCTCCATTATGGGTAgcattacttaattaattctaCATTATcacttgattaatttatttacttaatcTCGTTACTGATTAAATTATCTATAATCTAGTAAGTTAAcaataaagtaattttacattattcaacataaatacatattcatattttgaataGAGTACCttatatatgcataatataaatatcttGACAATCaatcacttttattaatttttatattgatttttttcgaTCTACCAAACAACAATACTAAATCTTTATCATTATCCCAAGCTATCTTCATTTCTTTcatcttattaatttctaACTATCTTGCCAAATTCTGTTATGTTTACCAAAAGACCCGAATGTACAATTAAGACTTTTAAGAGTACCCCCCTCAAAAGGAAACTTATTGGAAGCTAAGTTATATTTAAAGTATCTATTGTgcttttggaaaaaaatgcAGTTTTAGCTAGCTTTTCCATATGATGTCTTTACATCATAACCGATTGGACCAACATTGAGAAATAATGGGCACATTCATTGACCATGACAACAAATGACTTTCGcaacaattcaaaaaatatagtaaaagagtgcattttgtttgaaaatttactaatattactTCGTTTgaaaatttactaataatattgcTGGTTGGCTTTTCCAACTGAAACATATcgaatttaaaattcattaagATAATAACTTTGGAACTTTATCTTGTGCATGGAGTACTATGAACTGCTATCTCGTTGAATTACTTGAAACTATTTCTAAAATAACTCTTATATAgtatttcctccgtccctCTGTAGCTaagtcatatttctttttttattgtcccactgtagctgagtcatttttttattttgataaaaatgtatcaatttaatttacttttaacaCAATTACTTAAATTCCGTGCCTAAAAAAAACGTCTCTACTATAGAGGGACGGTGAGAGTACTactactttgttttttttttaatctttttaagATACTCAAATATGCGTTATCATGACATAATTTAAAGGGGCTATAGTTAGCATCTAGGAAAACTGGAAAGATGATGGGCAAGAAAAAAGTCCAGTTGAAAATGGAGAACCGATTAAATTTCCACATTTTCCACTTGCACTAAGAAGACCActacaaaaatcaaacaaaaaatgcaaaaattgtTGGATCCGCCTAACTAGCTTTATGGATTTTAGTAACATTTTACCACCATAAGTCCGAGGAGAAAAAAAgttgtttataattatattagtctatatagaaaatatttttattaaatcatgaGGTGCCTCACTGTagctttataaaatatttttattaaatcatgaGGTGCCTCACTGTAGCTTTATAGGACGCTCGATGTGATAAGTTAGTTCATGATAATATATCCTGTTTAAGATAGGTAATTAATAGGTACTTTTCTTCAAGTTAATAGTGCTAATTAAAGACACATTTTGATTTGACataggttttaagaaattgtttgatttcataaaaaaaagagtaaaaaaattagtgaaatataagtctatttttatatataaattttatggaatagtaaattataattataataagtCAGAGGAATATGACATTCActtacaaattcaaaaaatgataaatgaatCTTTAAAAATGTGATCCcgttcaaattcaaatatggaTTAGCCATTATcatctatatttaaatttaatttaggtataatcaatcaataatTTGATTGTAAAAAGTAGCACTTGCAAAAAGGAAggaaaaatagacaaaatcatatatc harbors:
- the LOC125221180 gene encoding chitinase 6-like yields the protein MKNLLTLFTLVCLVLGSASGQKCGCKRGECCSKFGFCGTDDAHCGTNCWAGPCKGSNKVKVGDVVTNAFFNGILARQRPRGCPGKGFYSRARFLLAMASYPTFGTIGSVDDSKREIAAFFAHVAHETGSLCFIEENGGQSKPYCDLTYSKWPCAANKHYYGRGPLKLTWNYNYGAAGRAIGFNVLKYPELVATNALISIKASVWFWMENCHGLFISGKGFGATIRAINSAECDGKRTAQVSSRVKYYEDYCKQLRVNPGPNLQC